Proteins co-encoded in one Pyxidicoccus xibeiensis genomic window:
- a CDS encoding NUDIX hydrolase: MRLPHALTLAVTVFATLAAHAAAPAPTLPPGYWPEEKVAEILAKTEEVRLAPDLSRLSADEQAAVKDLLEVGQLLQELYETSRHHQALQAHAKLQALDKKLGSPKRTQDLLTLYRLYQGPISSTLTNAREAFLPVDPQVPARNVYPPDATRAEVDAFLAAHPDQRDALLHELTVVRRATAANLRQDLKVLQAHPVLDTLHPGLKQRLQARAKQPDAKVLYAVPYAVAYGPELVKAYGLLMRAAERLEPGDEELARYLRNRARDFLSNDYESGDASWVTGRFRRLNVQVGAYETYDDALYGVKAFHSLSVLLLNEPATQTLRQRLGGLQAVEDALPYPAKKRVREDIPVGVYEVVADFGQARGTNTASILPNDPLYSRRYGRTILLRENIMKNTELFASDERVWRTATADVHAKDLTSEGNFQRTLWHEVGHYLGPDRDVKGRTLDVALEDYADAMEEMKADLVSLFALHSFQKNGSLDAATLRTVQASGIRRTLQNVRPREDQPYQRMQLVQFNWFLERGLIKADPQTARLSIDYTRYADTVSSLLKEVVALQHSGDRAATAKFFERWSTWTPELHDKLAARIREAQGARFRVVRYGALEEK, translated from the coding sequence ATGCGACTCCCCCACGCACTGACCCTGGCCGTCACGGTCTTCGCCACGCTCGCGGCGCATGCCGCGGCCCCCGCCCCCACCCTGCCCCCGGGCTACTGGCCCGAGGAGAAGGTGGCGGAGATTCTCGCCAAGACGGAGGAGGTGCGCCTGGCGCCCGACCTCTCGCGCCTCTCCGCCGATGAGCAGGCGGCGGTGAAGGACCTGCTGGAGGTCGGCCAGCTCCTCCAGGAGCTCTATGAAACTTCGCGCCACCACCAGGCGCTCCAGGCCCACGCGAAGCTCCAGGCGCTGGACAAGAAGCTGGGCAGTCCCAAGCGCACGCAGGACCTGCTCACGCTGTACCGCCTGTACCAGGGCCCCATCTCCAGCACGCTGACCAACGCGCGCGAGGCCTTCCTGCCCGTGGACCCGCAGGTGCCCGCGCGCAACGTCTACCCGCCGGACGCCACCCGCGCCGAGGTGGACGCCTTCCTCGCCGCCCACCCCGACCAGCGCGACGCCCTGCTGCACGAGCTGACGGTGGTGCGCCGCGCCACCGCCGCCAACCTGCGCCAGGACCTCAAGGTGCTCCAGGCCCACCCGGTGCTGGACACGCTGCACCCCGGCCTGAAGCAGCGGCTCCAGGCCCGCGCGAAGCAGCCGGACGCGAAGGTGCTGTACGCGGTGCCCTACGCCGTGGCCTACGGCCCGGAGCTGGTGAAGGCCTACGGCCTGCTCATGCGCGCGGCGGAGCGCCTGGAGCCGGGCGACGAGGAGCTCGCCCGCTACCTGCGCAACCGCGCCAGGGACTTCCTCAGCAACGACTACGAGAGCGGCGACGCGTCCTGGGTGACGGGCCGCTTCCGGCGGCTCAACGTGCAGGTGGGCGCGTACGAGACGTACGACGACGCGCTCTACGGGGTGAAGGCCTTCCACTCGCTGTCGGTGCTGCTGCTGAACGAGCCGGCGACGCAGACGCTGCGGCAGCGGCTGGGCGGCCTCCAGGCGGTGGAGGACGCGCTGCCGTACCCCGCGAAGAAGCGCGTGCGCGAGGACATCCCGGTGGGCGTGTACGAGGTGGTGGCGGACTTCGGCCAGGCGCGCGGCACCAACACGGCGAGCATCCTGCCCAACGACCCGCTCTACTCGCGCCGCTACGGCCGCACCATCCTGCTGCGCGAGAACATCATGAAGAACACGGAGCTGTTCGCCTCCGACGAGCGCGTGTGGCGCACGGCCACGGCGGACGTGCACGCGAAGGACCTCACGTCCGAGGGCAACTTCCAGCGCACGCTCTGGCACGAGGTGGGGCACTACCTGGGCCCGGACCGCGACGTGAAGGGCCGCACCCTGGACGTCGCGCTGGAGGACTACGCGGACGCCATGGAGGAGATGAAGGCCGACCTGGTCAGCCTCTTCGCGCTGCACTCCTTCCAGAAGAACGGCTCACTGGACGCGGCCACCCTGCGCACGGTGCAGGCGTCGGGCATCCGCCGCACGCTGCAGAACGTGCGCCCGCGCGAGGACCAGCCGTACCAGCGCATGCAGCTGGTGCAGTTCAACTGGTTCCTGGAGCGCGGCCTCATCAAGGCGGACCCGCAGACGGCGCGGCTCAGCATCGACTACACCAGGTACGCAGACACGGTGTCGTCGCTGCTCAAGGAGGTGGTCGCGCTCCAGCACTCGGGTGACAGGGCGGCCACGGCGAAGTTCTTCGAGCGCTGGAGCACGTGGACGCCCGAGCTGCACGACAAGCTCGCCGCCCGCATCCGCGAGGCCCAGGGCGCGCGCTTCCGCGTGGTGCGCTACGGGGCGCTCGAAGAGAAGTGA